ATATTTTATAGGTATTCTGCCAATAAACATCAGTACCAAACAAGTTCCAAATAATAAAATGGCGCCTGAAAAATTCGTTAAAGCAATTAAACCACTAATAAGACCAGACCAAGCTAACATAGGTAGACAAGAAGATCTAAAACAATTGATCTTATTTTGTTTCTTTGCTAACATATAGGAAAGCCGTATCACTAAAGAAAGTTGTGCAAGATCAGATGGTTGAAAGGATTTATTGATTAAAGGAATATTGAGCCAACGAGAAGCTTCGTTCAGCTTTAGTCCATACTTCCATGTTATAATAAGTAATGGTATCGAAATCCAAAGCCCCGCTCTAGCCATACCTGCATAGTAACGGTAATCGATGCGGTGTGCTATCCACATAGCACATAAGCCTGCTACTATAAGGATTATTTGTCTGAACAAATAATATTCCGTGTTATTATGCATTTGTCTATAAGCCAAAGAGCTAGATGCACTATAAACCGTTAGTGCACTAAGGAAAGATAATACAAATACAATACCCCATATTATGGGGTCTCCCTTTAAGTTTTCTTGAATAAACTTTTTCATATGCTTCTAGGGACTATTCTATATTATATATGCATAATTTTTATAGCATAGAAGCATTTCAAAGGTGGTTTTGTTTGGTAATTTTATGCCATTCCTGTACTACCATGTCCTCCTATGCCTCTAGCAGTTTCATCTAGAACAGAGACAACTTTCCAGCAAATTTGTTCGTATTTTGCTATGATTAGTTGGGCAATTCTATCACCATTCTGTACTGTAAAAGATTCTTGAGATAGATTTACTAATAATATTTTTATTTCTCCCCTATAATCAGAGTCTATCGTTCCAGGGCTATTTAGAACGGTGATGCCATGTTTTAATGCTAAGCCACTGCGTGGTCTTACTTGAGCTTCATAACCCTTTGGCAAAGCAATAGTAATTCCAGTGTCAATAAGTGCTTTTTGTAAAGGGGATAATGTAATAGGTGCATCAATATATGCACGTAGATCCATGCCACTAGAGCCTGTTGTAGCATAAGTAGGCAATGGATGATTGGATCGATTTAT
This Cardinium endosymbiont of Culicoides punctatus DNA region includes the following protein-coding sequences:
- the dut gene encoding dUTP diphosphatase, producing the protein MHIPIINRSNHPLPTYATTGSSGMDLRAYIDAPITLSPLQKALIDTGITIALPKGYEAQVRPRSGLALKHGITVLNSPGTIDSDYRGEIKILLVNLSQESFTVQNGDRIAQLIIAKYEQICWKVVSVLDETARGIGGHGSTGMA